Proteins encoded within one genomic window of Haladaptatus sp. QDMS2:
- a CDS encoding O-methyltransferase yields MTELVPDETARFVRALGPEPDDILVEMDTYGEEIGFPTVGPEVGGWLQVLATMVGAERVFEFGSGFGYSAYWFARALPETGELVLTEIDEGELDRAREYFDRRGFATRARFEHGDAIDIVDDYDGPFDVVLIDNEKDRYAEAFAAVRDKVAPGGVVVADNAMTSGVQDFDKLLAWAEGGDPEMNAETKGIADYLETVRTDPAFETAVMPVGEGIAVSYRTI; encoded by the coding sequence ATGACGGAACTCGTCCCCGATGAGACGGCCCGCTTCGTCCGCGCGCTCGGCCCCGAACCCGACGACATCCTCGTCGAGATGGACACCTACGGCGAGGAAATCGGCTTTCCGACCGTCGGCCCCGAAGTCGGCGGCTGGCTTCAGGTGCTCGCCACCATGGTGGGCGCAGAACGCGTCTTCGAGTTCGGGTCGGGATTCGGGTACTCGGCGTACTGGTTCGCCCGCGCGCTACCCGAGACGGGCGAACTCGTCCTCACCGAAATCGACGAGGGCGAACTCGACCGGGCCCGGGAGTACTTCGACCGCCGCGGCTTCGCCACTCGCGCTCGATTCGAGCACGGCGACGCCATCGACATCGTAGACGACTACGACGGCCCGTTCGACGTGGTGCTCATCGATAACGAAAAAGACCGGTACGCAGAGGCGTTCGCGGCGGTTCGAGACAAGGTCGCACCCGGCGGCGTGGTCGTCGCGGACAACGCGATGACCTCGGGCGTCCAGGACTTCGACAAACTGCTCGCGTGGGCGGAAGGCGGCGACCCAGAGATGAACGCAGAGACGAAGGGAATCGCGGACTACCTCGAAACGGTTCGAACGGACCCGGCGTTCGAGACGGCGGTGATGCCGGTCGGTGAGGGCATCGCCGTGAGCTATCGAACTATCTGA
- the corA gene encoding magnesium/cobalt transporter CorA: MTVEAIVFADSEITHHDDIEEAKAAHGTTWVRATEADEQEMLSVTAAFEIHPLTVEDLINDVRPKTEEFRKYTFVLVKTARLRKGETTFSEEIRDIPVGVYMGDDWVVTLSTGKIKAIDNTWEAVLREDERLLQQGPDFTAYRVIDGIVDGYFDVLDQLEDQIEAIEDEVTSSTNIDTLEAINAVRRDLLSFRKLAWPSREAIGLLARGDPKQIQQPTEKYYRDVYDHIVQVVDLIETYRDLASGARDIYLNVLSQSTNDVMKTLTVVATIVLPLTLVTGLYGMNITGSDLNMPELAWPYAYPAVLFGMFLMTLLLVVYFRERSFL, from the coding sequence ATGACCGTCGAAGCCATCGTCTTCGCAGACAGCGAAATCACCCACCACGACGACATCGAGGAAGCGAAAGCCGCACACGGCACGACGTGGGTGCGGGCAACGGAGGCAGACGAACAGGAGATGCTGTCGGTGACAGCGGCCTTCGAGATACATCCCCTGACCGTCGAGGACCTCATCAACGACGTGCGCCCGAAGACCGAGGAGTTTCGCAAATACACCTTCGTCCTCGTGAAGACGGCTCGACTCCGGAAAGGAGAGACGACGTTCAGCGAGGAGATTCGGGACATTCCAGTCGGCGTCTACATGGGCGACGACTGGGTGGTGACGCTCTCGACGGGGAAAATCAAGGCCATCGACAACACGTGGGAGGCCGTCCTCCGCGAGGACGAACGCCTCCTCCAGCAGGGCCCGGACTTCACCGCCTACCGCGTCATCGACGGCATCGTGGACGGCTACTTCGACGTGCTCGACCAACTCGAAGACCAGATCGAGGCTATCGAAGACGAGGTGACGTCCTCTACGAACATCGACACGCTCGAAGCCATCAACGCGGTTCGCCGCGACCTGCTCTCGTTTCGAAAGCTCGCCTGGCCCTCTCGGGAGGCCATTGGTCTGCTCGCCCGGGGCGACCCAAAGCAGATTCAACAACCGACGGAGAAGTACTACCGCGACGTGTACGACCACATCGTTCAGGTGGTCGACCTCATCGAGACCTACCGCGACCTCGCGAGCGGCGCGCGCGACATCTATCTCAACGTCCTGTCACAATCGACCAACGACGTGATGAAGACGCTCACCGTCGTCGCCACCATCGTCCTGCCACTCACGCTCGTGACGGGACTGTACGGGATGAACATCACCGGGAGCGACCTCAACATGCCCGAACTCGCGTGGCCCTACGCCTATCCCGCCGTCCTGTTCGGGATGTTCCTCATGACGCTCCTCCTCGTCGTCTACTTCCGCGAGCGGTCGTTCCTGTAG
- a CDS encoding homing endonuclease associated repeat-containing protein, whose protein sequence is MGRERVDPGSETDLDRLRQRAERHAATATASLSRGEFATARDEFTAALRHYRRAKRLAERAEGTAAGEFDARIAALSQRHETLETACATEMGAYVEAGRKHVARADERRTEGAPLAAGEELKRAKHWFLDARAVVEDGHLADALATLVGQLDHERAVLALDAMRRRLRHGIENAATLVEAADHQFSRSNYREALRTYREAETTLDRVRMGIEDAEEPTAVTRAATCVACQSPGSKALAKTGFEDIVLCAGCLADHQSQLDLIRADLTPMERHVTAMRTRLTSNEHGVHVESAFDRSITVGATDWQVEEPKLLAALTGLADRLGRVPAEADVTARGTFALYQYHRTFGSFENALVAAGMKIDAGEK, encoded by the coding sequence ATGGGGCGAGAGCGAGTGGACCCGGGGAGTGAAACCGACCTCGACCGCCTGCGACAGCGAGCAGAGCGCCATGCAGCGACGGCGACTGCGTCACTCTCACGTGGCGAGTTCGCCACCGCCCGCGACGAATTCACGGCGGCGCTCCGTCACTACCGACGGGCAAAACGCCTCGCAGAACGCGCCGAGGGCACCGCGGCAGGAGAATTCGACGCGCGAATCGCCGCCCTTTCTCAACGCCACGAAACGCTCGAAACGGCCTGCGCCACGGAGATGGGTGCGTACGTCGAAGCCGGACGCAAGCACGTCGCCCGGGCGGACGAGCGTCGGACCGAGGGTGCGCCGCTTGCCGCCGGTGAGGAACTGAAACGGGCGAAACACTGGTTTCTCGACGCTCGGGCGGTCGTCGAGGATGGGCACCTCGCAGATGCGCTCGCGACGCTGGTCGGGCAATTGGACCACGAACGCGCCGTACTCGCGCTCGACGCGATGCGAAGACGGCTCAGACACGGCATCGAGAACGCGGCGACGCTCGTCGAAGCGGCGGACCACCAGTTCTCGCGGAGCAACTACCGCGAGGCACTGCGGACCTACCGTGAAGCAGAGACGACGCTCGACCGCGTTCGGATGGGAATCGAAGACGCAGAAGAACCGACGGCCGTGACCCGGGCTGCAACCTGTGTGGCCTGTCAGTCGCCCGGGTCGAAGGCGCTCGCGAAAACTGGGTTCGAGGACATCGTGCTGTGTGCGGGGTGTCTCGCAGACCACCAGTCGCAACTCGACCTCATCCGGGCAGACCTCACCCCGATGGAGCGACACGTCACGGCGATGCGGACTCGCCTCACCAGCAACGAACACGGCGTCCATGTCGAGTCGGCGTTCGACCGGTCGATAACAGTCGGGGCGACGGACTGGCAGGTCGAGGAGCCGAAACTCCTCGCCGCCCTCACTGGGCTCGCTGACCGCCTCGGGCGCGTGCCGGCTGAAGCGGATGTGACCGCACGCGGAACGTTCGCGCTCTACCAGTACCATCGGACGTTCGGCTCGTTCGAAAATGCGCTCGTCGCGGCCGGGATGAAAATCGACGCCGGGGAGAAGTGA
- a CDS encoding mechanosensitive ion channel family protein, with product MKRPLVLASFLLTGLFSFLAAFVNSLPADEFVLSGFQVTVVVAKTLSALAIAFLAYGLYLFTSRFVVARFADRRRQHDIRNVVRLAFILFALVSAFAIITEQWVGLLVSLGVVGFAITFALQQPLFSFIGWFYIMVKRPYQVGDRVEIEGSKGDVVAVDFFITTLWEINGELVSSNQPSGRIITLPNSVVLSSHVHNYSWEGFPHVWNELSVQVAFETDMDFAESLLTEVADDYLGDEMAEHIANYRRKLAETPVELEVRDRPTVNIRQQESWVDLRLRYLTHPRQGQRVKNELYKRILVAFNEHPERIKFPVGRNR from the coding sequence GTGAAACGTCCGCTCGTACTCGCGTCGTTCCTGTTGACGGGGCTCTTTTCGTTCCTCGCGGCGTTCGTAAACAGTTTGCCGGCAGACGAGTTCGTCCTGAGCGGCTTCCAGGTGACCGTCGTCGTCGCAAAGACGCTTTCTGCGCTGGCCATCGCCTTTCTCGCCTACGGCCTCTACCTGTTCACGAGTCGGTTCGTCGTCGCCCGCTTCGCAGACCGCAGACGGCAACACGACATTCGCAACGTGGTGCGACTCGCGTTCATCCTGTTCGCGCTCGTCTCCGCGTTTGCCATCATCACCGAGCAGTGGGTCGGTCTGCTCGTCTCGCTCGGCGTGGTCGGGTTCGCCATCACGTTCGCCCTCCAGCAACCGCTGTTTTCCTTCATCGGCTGGTTCTACATCATGGTCAAACGACCCTATCAGGTGGGCGACCGGGTGGAAATCGAGGGGTCGAAAGGCGACGTGGTCGCGGTGGACTTCTTCATCACAACGCTCTGGGAGATAAACGGCGAACTCGTCTCCTCGAACCAACCCTCTGGGCGAATCATCACCCTGCCTAACAGCGTGGTGCTGTCCTCGCACGTCCACAACTACTCGTGGGAAGGGTTTCCCCACGTCTGGAACGAACTCTCGGTGCAGGTCGCCTTCGAGACGGACATGGACTTCGCGGAATCGCTGCTCACCGAGGTCGCAGACGACTACCTTGGCGACGAGATGGCAGAACACATCGCGAACTACCGACGGAAACTCGCGGAAACGCCGGTCGAACTCGAAGTCAGGGACCGCCCAACGGTCAACATCCGCCAGCAGGAATCGTGGGTGGACCTCCGCCTGCGCTACCTCACCCATCCTCGCCAGGGCCAGCGGGTGAAAAACGAACTCTACAAGCGCATCCTCGTCGCGTTCAACGAACACCCAGAGCGCATCAAGTTCCCGGTCGGACGGAACCGCTAG
- the tuf gene encoding translation elongation factor EF-1 subunit alpha produces MADKPHQNLAVIGHVDHGKSTLVGRLLYETGSVPDHVIEQYREEAASKGKTGFEFAYVMDNLAEERERGVTIDIAHQRFDTDKYYFTIVDTPGHRDFVKNMITGASQADNAILVVAADDGVAPQTREHVFLARTLGIEELIIAVNKMDVVDYSEDTYREVVDEVKKLLQQVRFRSEDATFIPTSAFEGDNVSSQSDNTPWYDGPTILEALNALPEPQPPTDAPLRVPIQDVYTISGIGTVPVGRVETGILKVGESVTFMPSDATGEVKSIEMHHEEVPEARPGDNVGFNVRGIGKDDIRRGDVAGPSSDPPKVAETFQAQIVVMQHPSVITAGYTPVLHAHTAQVACTVESIDQKIDPASGEVAEENPDFIKAGDAAVVTMRPQKPLVVEPSSEIPELGSFALRDMGQTIAAGKVLKVNER; encoded by the coding sequence ATGGCAGACAAACCGCACCAGAACCTGGCCGTCATCGGCCACGTCGACCACGGAAAAAGCACGCTCGTCGGACGCCTCCTCTACGAGACGGGGAGCGTCCCAGATCACGTCATCGAACAGTACCGCGAGGAAGCCGCATCGAAGGGGAAGACAGGATTCGAATTCGCCTACGTGATGGACAATCTCGCCGAAGAGCGCGAACGCGGTGTCACCATCGACATCGCCCACCAGCGGTTCGACACGGACAAGTACTACTTCACCATCGTGGACACGCCGGGCCACCGCGACTTCGTCAAGAACATGATTACCGGCGCCTCGCAGGCCGATAACGCGATTCTCGTCGTCGCCGCAGACGACGGTGTCGCGCCCCAGACCCGCGAGCACGTGTTCCTCGCCCGCACCCTCGGGATTGAAGAACTCATCATCGCCGTCAACAAGATGGACGTCGTCGATTACTCGGAAGACACCTATCGAGAAGTCGTAGACGAAGTGAAGAAACTGTTACAGCAGGTGCGGTTCCGCTCCGAGGACGCGACGTTCATTCCGACCTCGGCGTTCGAGGGCGACAACGTCTCCTCGCAAAGCGACAACACGCCGTGGTACGACGGCCCGACGATTCTGGAGGCGCTGAACGCGCTCCCAGAACCGCAACCGCCCACCGACGCTCCGCTTCGCGTCCCAATCCAGGACGTGTACACCATTTCCGGCATCGGTACGGTCCCCGTCGGCCGTGTCGAGACGGGGATCCTCAAAGTCGGCGAGAGCGTGACGTTCATGCCCTCCGATGCGACTGGTGAAGTGAAGTCCATCGAGATGCACCACGAGGAAGTTCCCGAGGCCCGCCCCGGCGACAACGTCGGGTTCAACGTCCGAGGAATTGGGAAGGACGACATCCGCCGCGGTGACGTGGCCGGGCCGTCTTCCGACCCACCGAAGGTCGCAGAGACCTTCCAAGCGCAAATCGTCGTCATGCAACACCCGTCGGTGATTACCGCCGGATACACGCCGGTTCTGCACGCCCACACCGCGCAGGTCGCCTGCACAGTCGAATCTATCGACCAGAAAATCGATCCCGCAAGCGGCGAGGTCGCAGAGGAGAACCCGGACTTCATCAAGGCCGGTGACGCCGCCGTCGTGACGATGCGACCGCAGAAACCGCTCGTCGTCGAGCCGTCCTCGGAGATTCCCGAACTCGGCTCGTTCGCGCTGCGCGACATGGGCCAGACCATCGCGGCCGGCAAAGTGCTCAAAGTCAACGAGCGCTGA
- the gdhB gene encoding glutamate dehydrogenase GdhB, with protein sequence MSTTLPKDQEETDEVTDQEPETALATARRQLKQAAAHLDIDENIVERLNHPARVHRVAVPLERDDGSLEVFTGYRSQHDAVRGPYKGGLRFHPHVTEDECIGLSMWMTWKCAVMDLPFGGAKGGVVVNPKELSDDEKERLTRRFTQELRDSIGPMQDIPAPDMGTDAQTMAWIMDAYSMQEGETTPGVVTGKPPVIGGSYGREEAPGRSVAIITRLACDYYDMPLSDTTVAVQGFGSVGANAARLLDSWGANVVAVSDVNGAIYDPDGLDTHDVPTHEEEPEAVMKYDTPQKLENHELLELNVDVLIPAAIGNVLTEENADRVKADLVIEGANGPTTTGADRIFETKGIQVIPDILANAGGVTVSYFEWLQDINRRRWSLDRVNEELETEMNTAWESVREEFDSRDVSWRDAAYIVGLKRIAEAHQARGVWP encoded by the coding sequence ATGTCCACGACACTACCCAAAGACCAAGAGGAGACTGACGAAGTGACAGACCAAGAACCAGAAACGGCGCTCGCCACCGCACGACGCCAGCTCAAGCAAGCGGCAGCACACCTCGACATCGACGAGAACATCGTCGAGCGGTTGAACCATCCAGCCCGCGTCCACCGCGTGGCCGTTCCCCTGGAGCGCGACGACGGCAGCCTCGAGGTATTCACTGGCTACCGCTCCCAGCACGACGCCGTTCGCGGCCCGTACAAAGGTGGGCTCCGCTTCCACCCGCACGTCACCGAAGACGAGTGTATCGGCCTGTCGATGTGGATGACCTGGAAGTGCGCCGTGATGGACCTCCCGTTTGGCGGTGCCAAAGGTGGCGTCGTCGTGAACCCGAAGGAACTCTCCGACGACGAAAAGGAGCGCCTGACCCGGCGGTTCACCCAGGAACTGCGCGACTCAATCGGCCCGATGCAGGACATCCCTGCCCCGGACATGGGTACGGACGCCCAGACGATGGCGTGGATCATGGACGCCTACTCCATGCAGGAAGGCGAAACGACGCCCGGCGTCGTCACCGGCAAGCCGCCGGTCATCGGCGGGTCCTACGGTCGTGAGGAGGCTCCCGGTCGCTCCGTCGCCATCATCACGCGCCTCGCGTGTGACTACTACGACATGCCCCTCTCCGACACGACGGTCGCCGTGCAAGGCTTCGGGTCTGTTGGCGCGAACGCGGCGCGCCTCCTCGACTCGTGGGGTGCGAACGTGGTCGCGGTGAGCGACGTCAACGGCGCAATCTACGACCCCGACGGCCTCGACACCCACGACGTGCCGACCCACGAGGAAGAACCGGAAGCGGTCATGAAGTACGACACGCCACAGAAACTCGAGAATCACGAACTGCTCGAACTCAACGTGGACGTGCTCATCCCCGCCGCCATCGGTAACGTCCTCACCGAGGAGAACGCAGACAGGGTGAAAGCCGACCTCGTCATCGAGGGGGCAAACGGCCCAACCACGACCGGTGCCGACCGGATTTTCGAAACGAAGGGTATCCAGGTCATCCCCGACATCCTCGCGAACGCGGGCGGTGTCACCGTCTCCTACTTCGAGTGGCTCCAGGACATCAACCGCCGTCGCTGGTCGTTAGACCGCGTAAATGAGGAGCTAGAGACGGAGATGAACACGGCGTGGGAAAGTGTGCGAGAAGAGTTCGATTCGCGCGACGTGTCGTGGCGCGACGCTGCCTACATCGTTGGACTCAAGCGGATTGCTGAGGCGCATCAGGCACGCGGTGTGTGGCCGTAA
- a CDS encoding long-chain fatty acid--CoA ligase — translation MPGGTDMTLRPFLWRAEKMYPDREIVSRTNRGIERYTYTEFAGRTAQLAHAMEAAGIEQGDRVATFCWNHHRHFETYFGIPTVGAQLHTINPLLPDEHIQYIVENADDQLIFVDASLLPKLEGAATGASEFDGVSQFIVMDSEVPDTNLDNVVDYESFIEGHDTEYDWPVLSEDQPAGMCYTSGTTGKPKGVEYTQKMLWAHTLMSLTPQGLGMDDSDVLMPVVPMFHVNAWGLPFSTTAAGAKHVYPGPSPSPEDLAKLIEAEGVTITAGVPTVWLGLMDYLKENDADISSLDQVIIGGSAAPEAMIRYFEDQGIEVLHAWGMTEMSPIGSVAHMKAGLEDADDETYMAKRKTQGLMVPGIEFRVVGDDGDEVPWNGEDFGELWVRGPTVTQEYFKRPDANEEDFEDGYLKTGDVVTIDEDGYMKIVDRAKDVIKSGGEWISSVELENTLMANDDVAEATVIGVPHERWQERPVAFVVPAKGVDKESLKADLLALIEDEYPKWWVPDDVMFIDEVPKTATGKFDKKVLRDEYADSSVFDGSTPEDAAPE, via the coding sequence ATGCCAGGCGGAACAGACATGACCCTTCGACCGTTCCTGTGGCGCGCAGAAAAGATGTATCCCGACCGGGAAATAGTCTCCCGGACGAATCGCGGTATCGAGCGCTACACGTACACTGAGTTCGCCGGGCGGACCGCGCAACTTGCTCATGCGATGGAAGCGGCGGGCATCGAGCAAGGAGACCGCGTCGCCACCTTCTGTTGGAATCACCACCGGCACTTCGAGACGTACTTCGGGATTCCGACCGTCGGTGCCCAACTCCACACCATCAACCCACTGCTCCCCGACGAACACATCCAGTACATCGTCGAGAACGCAGACGACCAGTTGATTTTCGTCGACGCCTCCCTGCTCCCGAAGCTCGAAGGTGCAGCGACGGGCGCGAGTGAGTTCGACGGCGTCTCTCAGTTCATCGTCATGGACTCGGAAGTCCCGGACACGAATCTGGACAACGTCGTCGACTACGAGTCGTTCATCGAGGGCCACGACACGGAGTACGACTGGCCGGTTCTCTCAGAAGACCAGCCAGCGGGCATGTGTTACACCTCGGGGACGACGGGCAAGCCAAAGGGCGTCGAGTACACACAGAAGATGCTCTGGGCGCACACGCTGATGTCGCTCACGCCGCAGGGCCTCGGCATGGACGACTCGGACGTGTTGATGCCCGTCGTCCCGATGTTCCACGTCAACGCGTGGGGGCTTCCCTTCTCGACGACGGCCGCGGGCGCGAAACACGTCTATCCCGGCCCATCGCCAAGCCCGGAAGACCTCGCGAAACTCATCGAAGCAGAGGGCGTCACCATCACCGCCGGCGTGCCGACGGTGTGGCTCGGCCTGATGGACTACCTCAAAGAGAACGACGCAGACATTTCGTCGCTCGACCAGGTCATCATCGGTGGCTCTGCGGCCCCCGAAGCGATGATTCGCTACTTCGAAGACCAAGGCATCGAGGTGCTCCACGCGTGGGGGATGACCGAGATGTCGCCGATTGGCTCGGTCGCCCACATGAAAGCCGGACTCGAAGACGCAGACGACGAGACGTACATGGCAAAGCGCAAGACGCAGGGCCTGATGGTCCCCGGCATCGAGTTCAGAGTCGTCGGCGACGACGGCGACGAGGTGCCGTGGAACGGCGAAGACTTCGGCGAACTCTGGGTTCGTGGCCCGACCGTGACCCAGGAGTACTTCAAGCGGCCCGACGCCAACGAGGAGGACTTCGAGGACGGCTATCTGAAGACGGGCGACGTGGTCACTATCGACGAAGACGGCTACATGAAGATCGTCGACCGCGCGAAGGACGTCATCAAGAGCGGTGGCGAGTGGATTTCCTCGGTCGAACTGGAAAACACGCTGATGGCCAACGATGACGTTGCAGAGGCCACCGTCATTGGCGTTCCCCACGAGCGCTGGCAGGAACGCCCGGTTGCGTTCGTCGTCCCAGCGAAGGGCGTTGACAAGGAGTCGCTGAAAGCCGACTTGCTCGCGCTCATCGAGGACGAGTATCCGAAGTGGTGGGTCCCAGACGACGTCATGTTCATCGACGAGGTTCCGAAGACGGCGACCGGGAAGTTCGACAAGAAGGTGCTGCGCGACGAGTACGCAGACTCGTCCGTGTTCGACGGCTCGACGCCCGAGGACGCCGCCCCGGAGTAG
- a CDS encoding DUF6517 family protein — protein MTGSEALEFSAETATVSEASLEESGYEKAPDASGEQEIERTFSVAGQEREVIVTNHIQEYKRSVSLPVLGEQELARFIVLSTPQVDIAGKTFNPVGEWTAREFVMQLQSAYDGLNDVQEEGERSVQMLGQSRTVTKFSAKAEVQGGESVDVFIHVTEPVADGEDFVIGLAVYPQQIDGEQERVDQLISGIQH, from the coding sequence TTGACAGGGTCGGAAGCACTCGAGTTTTCTGCCGAGACGGCGACCGTCTCCGAGGCATCACTGGAGGAGTCAGGCTACGAGAAGGCTCCGGACGCGTCGGGTGAACAGGAAATCGAGCGAACGTTCTCGGTTGCGGGCCAGGAGCGAGAGGTCATCGTGACCAACCACATCCAGGAGTACAAACGCAGCGTGAGTCTCCCGGTGCTCGGCGAACAGGAACTCGCGCGATTCATCGTCCTCTCGACGCCGCAGGTTGACATCGCTGGCAAGACGTTCAATCCGGTCGGCGAGTGGACCGCCCGTGAGTTCGTCATGCAACTCCAGTCGGCCTACGACGGCCTGAACGACGTACAGGAGGAGGGCGAACGCTCCGTCCAGATGCTCGGCCAGTCGCGAACCGTGACGAAGTTCAGCGCCAAAGCCGAGGTGCAAGGCGGCGAGAGCGTGGACGTATTCATCCACGTCACCGAACCCGTCGCAGACGGCGAGGACTTCGTCATCGGCCTCGCCGTCTACCCACAACAAATCGACGGCGAACAGGAGCGCGTCGACCAGTTGATTTCGGGCATCCAGCACTGA
- a CDS encoding luciferase family protein codes for MATSSPHLDGPLASILETVTGWPGVTAESHRFGGVEFQLAGREIGHIHRNGMTDIPYPKRLRDALVEARLTGPHHLFPDAGWTTFYVTDAAGADRAVWLLRANYLYYALIYANKPGHEALTALDFEAELAALDPPAPAAAIYEGLLARR; via the coding sequence ATGGCAACCTCCAGCCCCCACCTCGATGGGCCGCTCGCGTCCATCCTCGAAACCGTCACCGGGTGGCCCGGTGTCACCGCTGAATCCCACCGCTTTGGCGGCGTCGAATTCCAGCTCGCTGGTCGAGAAATCGGTCACATCCACCGAAACGGCATGACCGACATTCCGTACCCAAAGCGCCTCCGAGACGCCCTCGTCGAAGCACGCCTCACCGGCCCCCACCATCTGTTTCCGGACGCCGGCTGGACGACGTTCTACGTCACTGACGCGGCAGGTGCGGACCGCGCGGTCTGGTTGCTCAGGGCGAACTACCTCTACTACGCGCTCATCTACGCGAACAAGCCCGGCCACGAGGCACTCACGGCACTCGATTTCGAGGCTGAACTCGCGGCGCTCGACCCGCCCGCGCCCGCGGCGGCAATCTACGAGGGCCTCCTGGCACGTCGCTGA
- the yciH gene encoding stress response translation initiation inhibitor YciH — protein MGKDDFSSILNLPDDFGLGEDLARSEQQLRIRTESRRYGKPVTIIEGFDSAINLKELASTLKKKLGTGGTVEDGTIELQGDHRDRLPSLLENEGFTVLK, from the coding sequence GTGGGAAAGGACGACTTCAGTTCGATACTCAACCTGCCAGACGACTTCGGGCTCGGCGAAGACCTCGCTCGAAGTGAACAGCAACTCCGCATTCGCACGGAGAGCAGACGCTACGGCAAGCCCGTCACCATCATCGAGGGCTTCGATTCGGCGATAAACCTGAAAGAACTCGCCTCGACGCTCAAGAAGAAACTCGGAACGGGCGGCACGGTCGAGGACGGCACCATCGAACTCCAGGGCGACCACCGCGACCGCCTCCCCTCCCTGTTAGAAAACGAGGGCTTCACCGTCCTCAAGTGA